GTACGCGCGTTCGATCGTTTGGGATCATATCAAACATAACTCGTCTACGACTTATGCACTACGTAACGTACGTTTCGGTCCAGTGCAGATCACCGGCCGGGTGTACGTGTGCATGACCCATGCAAGCATTTTGTGTGTCGATCGTGAGGCTGTCACAGCAGATCGGCTCGTACGATGCGTTTATCAGGGGAAGACCACATCCACATGCAGGGCCAAATTCTCTCACATCCATACTGACGTATGTACCCGAGGCAGGCGAGCATCGAATTGCACGAGCCCGCTCCTATATCTACGTGCGTACGCAACCTCAAGTTTCAGCCTCATTCAAAGTGCATGCCCCTCTGGCCAGGTAGTCCATAGATATACCTTGTCCATAGCGCGCCCTGTCCACCACCTGTAGTCCATAGATATACAGCCGGAGGTCGATCAATTGAGCCGGCTGCAAAGCCTGCAACGATCGCCGGTGACTGATGGACATCAAGGCGGACGTCAAGGTGGACATCAAGGCGGAGCCCAAGGCGGCAGAGACGAAGAAGGCGGCGGGATGGGAGTGGAAGGCGCCGGCATCCATGGTGCTGGTGCAGCTCTTCATCACGGGGATGATCCTGCTCTCCAAGGTGTCTATCGGCGGCGGCATGTTCATATTCGCCCTCCTCGCGTACCGCAGCCTCTTCGGCGCCGCCTTCATCCTCCCCTTGGCGCTCATCTTCGAAAAGTACGTGTGTGTGCGGTATGCTTATCTATGTATTTACTGTCAATTAATTATACTTAGTTTTCAGTTATTCTAACTTTAAAAACTGCCACACGGGCTCTTCGAAATTGTCCTCTCGCACACCGGTTCTGCTCGCTCCCAACACCCTTCTGCCACCCAAGGTCCTCTCCTCCACACCGTCGTCTCTCCTGTCCGGCGGCCGTGTCGGTGGCAAGACAAGTAGGGGACGTGTCCGTTTCTCTTCATTCTAGTGGGTACTTATTTCGCTCAGATTTAGTTCCTGGAAATTGCACCACGGACGACAGTCTACGCAGGACCTGCGAATGACACCTTCTCGGAGAAATGCGTAACAGCTCCCGGGTGCCCCTACACCCTCATGAACAGTAAATTCTTAAaaaattgtttaaaaaaaaatcctGAAACTTTCAGGGATCAAAGATTTGATGTTCTTGCAAAGTTTCAGCAACAAATAACCTTCGTGGAGCCCtcacaaaaaaaaacaaaatcacTGCTAAAAAATGCACATATATGTTTGTTTGAGGGCTCTTCGAATGTTATTTTTAGCTAAAACTTTGCAAGCCATGTTGTGTGAGCCCTATAGACTAGTGGCGAAAGATTGCAAGCCATGTTGTGTGAGGTGATCTCCAACCGATGTTCCTTTAGTGATTACTATATCCTTTTTCTATCTACGAGTCGTTATTGCGATCTTCAAAGTCTGGCATGGTGAGGCTACATGTAAATATTCATTTCCTTTACTATCCGTTCACTGCAATTTTCAAAATTTGGTGGACAGCCTAGCCTATAATAGCAGGAAGTAGATGGCAAGTATGgttttcaatgtaattttattttttaCTGTTTATCTTGTGTCTTGTTATCTTTCTATTGTACCCGCTACTATTTTCTTTCAGTGTCTTTCGTAATTGTTGGATATAAGTGTCATTGTGATCCCTCATGGATTCTTATAACCAGCTAATCTAGCTGCGGGTTCCGTTTGTGCGCGTGCATGCAGGGGCAAGTGGAGGGAGATGGGTTGGCACGCCACGGGATGGATCTTCCTCAACGCCTTCATCGGGTACGCAGTCAGTACATACACTGCACCTGCATGCTGTCGACGCGCAAATAGTTGCCATGAACTGTTTTTCGTTACGTTGCTCTGGTACTGCCTCGATCTATGCATGCACGCCTTAGCCAGGGGCGGACGTAGCAAGACCCACCCGGTGGTGTCACGGGAGACTCGGTCTGGATGACCCCCTAAACTAAATGCAGGCTATTAGTTTAGTGTGTGATACCGCCTATGTCCTGGTCTAGGCCACGTCCAAAACTCCAAACGAGCCGCTACGTCCCAGCTTCAGGTTCAGTGATATACTTAATTTCAGTGGCATACAACGTGGATCTCAGTGAATCCAGCACATCGCACTACTCATGCAGCTGGTCGATCTCTCGATGTCCTTTTATGTATGCATACTGTACTAGCTTATCCTACATTCTCGATTAATTAAAAGTTTGTTAGCTCCTCCACAACATATGCAGTTAATTAAACTAGTATTTGAGACGCTATATTATGGAGTAGTGATTAGTAATAGGGTGTAATAGGTTACACTTGTTCTGTAGGTCAACTATGTGTATACATAGCGGTCTGCAAAGAGCTTCGATTAGAGAGAAAATTAAGTACCCCGCAAAGGAAAATTGAGACAAAAGTAGTCACTTTTAATCTAATGCATACGTGGTTAGAGGGTGAATTGTGTGAACAAAATATTGGATCACATGAACTCCACGTCATGTATGTAGGTATGCGGTGCCGATGAGCCTATACTACTATGGTCTCCGTGATACAACGCCAGCTTATGCCGTCATCTTTTTGAACATAATTCCGCTGGTCACATTCATTCTCTCGCTCGTCTTCAGGTACCAAATTTCTGTCATTATTCATGTATTCATTCACAATAAACGTCCAAAATCAACTTTTTGATAATCAATAACCACTATTCTATCTTATTTTCGCAAACACCTATGTGATATGCCTGAACATATTAGAATGGAGACATTGCAAATCTTGAGCATAGCTGGATCACTCAAGGTCGTAGGCGTTGTGCTGTCGGTTGGAGGTACAATGCTCATCAGCCTTTACAAGGGCAAGACACTGCATCTTTGGAAACCCGTTCTGCGCCACATGGGGCAAAACACGACGGAGGTTGCAGGCAATCATCTAAGAGGGACAATATTCTTGGTAGGCAGCAGCATCACACTTGCTTGCTGGTACCTGATTCAGGTGACCGAGCATGCAATGACTTGTTGCTGCTATCCCTCTTATTTTTTGTTAAGTCTGTTAAATTATTTATAATTAGACTAGGGAGACGAGTCCTCTTTGGTCTTACAGCGGGTAGACATGATGAGAGGAGAGGAAAGATAGTAGTGGAGAGATCTACTTGCATGCATGCATTAAGAGGCTAAAGTGGTGACATCATCATAATTGTTGGTAAATTTAATCTTCAAACTATTTTATCTCCTTAAACGTGCCAAAAAATTGAGATCCGTCTTCATCGTCAGCTTTAATTTGTATTAATAAGAGATTCAAAACTAGAGCATATATGGGTATGTTCCGGCGATATCTTTTTCCCTAGTTAGCATCCACTAATTATGAAGTTACCACCGTACTAGTACCATTACAACCTTTTAAGTGTAATCAGCCTAAACTTTGGTTCTAGATGTGTTCATCGTTGACCATGCTTTTAATTGGTTGATGTAATCAGTGTGCATCTAGTAAATCCAATTATTATTTTTCATGTATATAACTAGCAATGCTTTTATTTGCATGTTATGAATGAGTTGATGTTGATCTTGTTGCATGCAAGGAGAACTTCGACACCAGATTGGGACGACTAGAACATTCATTTTCTATCTTCTGTATTGTTTTTGTTAGTTGAAATTATTTGAAATactttcattattttcatgcagTCAAAGGTTATGAAGGTGTATCCATACAAATACTGGTCGTCCATGGTGACATGTTTGGTTGGAGGATTTCAAACAGCACTAGTTGGAATAATATTGAGTAGGGATAAGAGCGCATGGAAGCTAGGGTGGGATCTCAACCTTCTGACCATCTTCTACTCTGTGAGTCAGTGGGTCTAGCAAATATCCAAAAATATATATTACAATCTGAGACATATTTGAAGCTAAGCAACACAAAATTTCTTTGAaacaattctgccaaaattaACAAAATCACTAGTAAATGAAAACCCATTATGGAAAATTATTCACTAGGAAATCAACAAGGAAATTATTTGATGTAGGGGGCACTTGCAACGGCGGGGAAATATAGCCTGAACTCATGGGTCGTGGCCAAGCGAGGCCCAGCATATCCTCCGATGTTCAGCCCATTGTCAGTGGTATTCACTGTTTTGTTGGACTCCATCTTTATTGGCGACGAGATTACGACAGGAAGGTTTGCCCCTTTTCGCTTCTTCTCCCTCTTCACCCCGTGCCATCTTTTTGATTCAAGTAAAAGGTTTTACTTCTTTATAATTACTATAGTTGGGCAAAAAGGGATTGAACTGTTCACCTTTTTTCTACATGTGCAGCTTGTTCGGCACAACAGTGGTGATTGCTGGGCTCTACATTTTCCTATCAGCAAAATCAAAAGAAGTGCAGGACAAATAGATCTTGCCAGCAGAAAGCAAAGTTCTTGTAGCCGCAGAAGCTACAAATTTTATACATGTATACAAGAATATTATTATTTTAATTCTTATGTAAGAGACAGGATGATAGGTTTTTTCTCATAAAACCCCAACGTCCAGTTTCACTATGACCTGGATAACCGAGCAAAAAGAAACCAACATCCATGTACCACAATGAGCTGGAAATAGCACTTAACTAGCAGTGTATTCTTAATCGATCTATTTTTAGTCCATTTTTCAAATTGTCTTGCATGTGCACGTATGATCACAGGGATGacatgaaatatgagttggggtTAATGTTTTTTACTTCTTTGTAGTATGCATTATTAGCACAGAAAAGTACGAGTTTGGCCTCATTGTCTTGCACAAACTTTAATAAAGGTGGTTGTGTGTATTGCAATGACGCATAGACCATGCTCTAATCACTTCTCGGAAGTAGAAAAAAGTACAAAAGCTTCTTAGGGGCTCTGATGTGGAATGGATTCATTGGTCTCCTATGATTTACACATGTCCTCGTGATTATCGTTCTTGTTCCTCATGGTCTACAGGCAGAATCCGAGCTCCATGACCCACAATAAGAGGGTAGACGCTTGCCTTCTCCGGTGATTGCTTGGTGTGTTCGATGCGTCGGGGTCCGGTGGTTTTCCAAGGCAGCTTGGTTCAGTTCCGGTTCGGTGGCCTAGGTCGCCTTATGTTTGGTATAGTGACTTGTTTTCATATTCCGCTTCGGGTTAGTGGTATTCTCGTCGTTTTTCTCGGTTATTGTTTTCTATCTTTTGACTCAAAAAATTGGctatttttttaacacagtacaatcATAGTTGATCACATATACGCACATACACTCAACCCTATGAACCTACGAACAAcctatccctatgagcacctccgagataCTGAGATGTCACAACATCTTAAGATTGACAAAGTCCCTACAAGAGCTTTGGTAGTGGAAGGGAACGTCTCCTCGCATTGAATTAATATCGTCGGAAAGATTAAAATAAATCTAGAAAAATAGGAGCACCAATGTCAAATATATAAATTAAACAAAAAACCTAACCATCTGAGATATGTTCACAGGTCAAACAAATCGGCTTATAAAGAGGAAAACGAAAGGAGAGGAGCATAGCATATGCGGTTGAACAATACACTGAAAAGATACATGGTGTTCATTATTCCATTATTATAGCGTATACAGTCGCAGCAGTACTAGTGCACTGCAGGGACGACGGTGGAGCGTACATGCATGGCGGTTTCATACGTTCCATTCACGGCCGGGAGCCTAGCCGATGACCGGGGTCTGGGAGACGATGCCGTTGTTGTCGATGAAGACGCGGACGCGCTCGGCGTTGTAGTCCGGTGTAAGCGGGGCGCCCGGCGGCAGCACCTCGACGGCGACGTCTGGCCTGTCGCGCGCGATCTGAGTGGCCGCCAGCGTCGCCAGGATGCCCACCAGCTCCGGCCACGACGACTTGGTCCCGCTCATCCTGTTGACTGCAAGCTCGTGATCACCGGCGGATACACGTATGGAGGTAATAGTTAGCCGAGTGGGTGCGTATTTGAGCGGTGTATTACCACCGTGTATTtataggaggaagaagagtgCGACGGGCGTGAGGAATGCCGTCGCCATGAATTGTCTGCGCAGGTTTACACCTTGTTTGCTCAGTTATGTATTGATTTTTCGAGGGCTACCTTGTTTGGTCAGTACATTTTGATTTGTTGTCCGTGGACGGAAATAGGACAAAACCAATCGATCATAAGAGTGACCGTGCATATTTGGACCCGCACATTTTAGTAACTGTAGCGAGCCGGCCGCCCTATTTCCATGCTGCAGAGATTTATTTAATCTAAAATAAATGTGTTGTAGCGATTCTCTGGCTTGTTTTCTccaaaaaaaaatgaaaacaaacaTAAAATGAAAAACGTGTTTCTTAAAAATACTTTTGTGAACACTTTTTAATTGAATTAAATTTTGTTCAACTAACAATTTTTGAATCGCAGAACAGTTTTTGAATCAATGAATGTTTTTATtaatatttttttgaattcacGATTTTTTTTTCAATACATGAACATTGGTTTTCAAAAtcaagaacattttttaaacAACGAACATCTTATGATTTCTAGAACATTTTTCCAAAATTCACTTTTTGAAATTTGGAACTTTAAATTCGAAATTATTttaaagaagaaaaataaaaacagaaaaaggtAAAAGGCAAAAAAAATACTGGAGGAGATCGGGTGTGTGCTGGCATGTTCGCCAGCACCTCACGCGCCAAATAGGAGCTCCCGCCGTGAACCTGGGTACCCAGGCCCTGGATTGTGGCCCAGGATCTAGTTCTGTATTAGCGCGCCAAGCGAAGCTACTGAAAATCCAAGGAGGAATAGTTTATTCCTCGCTCGTAGTGAAGAATAGTGTGCCCTAATGGTATGGATCACCTATTTGCATGTTTCTGCTAATTTCAGCAATTTTGTCTATCCTTGGTTTTCTCCGATTTTTGTGCATTTCTATTTCCGGATATTCCCAGCCTTTTCATCTGTTTTCCATCTTTTCTCATCGGGCCGATTTTTTCATTTAATTTgtcctgtttttccttgttttttgaaaatcatgaaacattTCTTAAAAGCTTGTGAACAGTtattactattattattattGGAATTTTTTAATAATCatcaaaaaaaatctaaaaatcaTGCATTTCTAAATCCCGTGTTCTTTAGAATTCTGTGAATATATTTGTAGACAATTGTGAACAATTTTTTATTTCATGCACATTTTTAAAATCTACAAAATAACCTTTTATGAATGATGAGTTACTGCTTTTTAAAGGCACTTTTTTCATGACTGATCTAGGTGTAGAACCGCATTGGAGAAGGAGCGAATAAGTCGTGCTGCAACGCTATTCGGCATGTCCAACCGCATGTTATAGTGCCTATTAGTCACACAAGGCGATGAATAAGAGCTCCCCTCGAGGGCAGCGGGCGGTTTGTTTCGATCGCTTGAAATCTGCCTCACGTGTCGCCTCTTATATGTCCCTCCGCACAACCAGCTGGGCGGAGCCGGGTGGACACAAAGCTGGTGCACGCGGCCAGCGCGGGCCTAAGATGCCGACAGGCAGGTCCGGTTAGGCTCTCGCGCGTGGGCAGAAGGCGCGTCAGAGTCCGCCGCATAACGGTAGCCCCGAAGACGCCCTAGGtccacccatcatggacattCTAACCGAGTCGCCTGGGTTGGAGCCGTCCACGCCAAAGTCCGCTGCACGACTGTCTCGGTCCACCCGTCATGAGCACGTGCTGACTGTAGCAACCACGCACCCTCGGCGAACCCGTCATAGACATACGTTGATTATAGCGATCACGCCTCTTCGGTCCACCCGTCATCGACCTTCCAGTGGGGTTGCCCGGGTCGGGTGCGAGCCGTTCGGGCAGATTGGACGGCTCGAGTTACCCTCGAGAGACCGCCGCCACAAGCCACCCGGCATTGGACGACCATGAGTCTCTCTTCGCCCTCAAGCAGCCCGGGAAGGTGGGTACTCCACCATCCTAGGAGTAATTGCGTGCGAGGGGTGCAACAACGTGCCGGGGCTCCTCGCAAAGTCGCAATGCAAAGTCTAGATATCACATGAGGTGGCTCCTTTCGCAGTGCAACCACAGCAACTTGTGCATGTGAAGGCCTCCAACTACCACGCACGATGCAATAACGGGGTGTCTCTACTAACGCATACGGCGTTCGCGCACCACTGTCAAGTATGCAACATTGCTATAGCTCTAGCGAGGAGTGAGAGTCTTGCATTGATAAATCGATCGATACGGGGCCAGCTCCAACACTACCGCGCGCAATTGCAAGGCATACGGCCCCTCCCACTATCGTGCACCATACGCAGCAGCAGGCTAGCTAGCAAGTGAAAGAGAGTAGATCACATTAACCAATAGATCGAGTTCTCTATATTGCGAAGTCTCGTGCGTAAGCAACGGTAGCTCCAATGTATGCATGTGTAACTGCTAGCACACACGAGCAGTGGCGGCGCCAGGATTGGGACGTGCTCCGGGCAAGCCCCAAGCCAAGTAGTTGCAACAGTACTGTCAAACAGTAGTAAAACTGATACAGTGTACGAAGGAATTTAGGCTCATGTCCCAGCCCATGGCCTGGGCAGTCTCGGGCTTGTCTCCGATACTGCACACGAGCATCAACCAACCGATCCATGTCCTGCAACTACCGTTCACGAGCATGGGTCGATCGTTTGGATTCAGTAATACAAAGGATCGCACACACGTATGGGATGACGCAAAATTACCTTGCATCTCGCTCGGGCCGACCACTCACCGTATGCCCTGCGAGACAGAGAAATCACTGAAAAATTATTGCCCT
This sequence is a window from Aegilops tauschii subsp. strangulata cultivar AL8/78 chromosome 7, Aet v6.0, whole genome shotgun sequence. Protein-coding genes within it:
- the LOC109783388 gene encoding WAT1-related protein At5g64700-like, encoding MDIKADVKVDIKAEPKAAETKKAAGWEWKAPASMVLVQLFITGMILLSKVSIGGGMFIFALLAYRSLFGAAFILPLALIFEKGKWREMGWHATGWIFLNAFIGYAVPMSLYYYGLRDTTPAYAVIFLNIIPLVTFILSLVFRMETLQILSIAGSLKVVGVVLSVGGTMLISLYKGKTLHLWKPVLRHMGQNTTEVAGNHLRGTIFLVGSSITLACWYLIQSKVMKVYPYKYWSSMVTCLVGGFQTALVGIILSRDKSAWKLGWDLNLLTIFYSGALATAGKYSLNSWVVAKRGPAYPPMFSPLSVVFTVLLDSIFIGDEITTGSLFGTTVVIAGLYIFLSAKSKEVQDK